The Apodemus sylvaticus chromosome 19, mApoSyl1.1, whole genome shotgun sequence sequence TCACCTATGTCTATAAGAGAATGCATGAATTTAGCCAGTGACATATACAGGTACTAAGTACACAATGAGTgtgaattttttgttgttattattgtattgagacaggatctaatATATCTAAGGATAATCTTTCTCTCATGACATTTATGCCTCTTCTTTTGTTGTGTTGGACTAGAGGCATGAATTAACTATATGTTTTTCCAAGATGTGAATCATGTAAATAAactgttaaatatttttttttactaaaaaggGTTTTAAGCAGCTTTTTAAGCAATGTTAGCTCCTGCTATGGAATCAATTCACATTTAAAAGAAGCAATGGCAAAAGTTTGGAATTACATAGCTGGGAATGACATGGAATTTGGCTCATGCTAACCTCCCAACATTTGGGCACATCAGCAGCTCAGGACTCCTCTCCAGGGGTACTGATTGGCATTCCAGGAGGCACGAAGAATGTCTTTAGAACAATTATTAGGCCAAAATATAGAACTGCAGCCACTGCCACTCACCGCTTCTGCTTCTAATCTTTCTGCCAATCCTGCACTCCTTTGgaatatatttaatgaatataCACTTATACCCTTCATTCAGAAGAGACAATAGAGTCCATAGTTACTGGGTCACAGAGAGTTGTGAGCAGCCTTGTAGACACTAGGAATCCAACACATGAAATCAtccaattttaaagaaaatgagacagagagataaacagAATTCTCCACAGAGGAATGTCAAATGGCATCAAAGAgatgcacttaaagaaatgttcaatacttattcatcagggaaatgaaaatcaaaacaactccgaGGTTCCAtattacacccatcagaatggctaagaccaaaaactcaagagatagatCATAACTGAAACGATGTGGAGCAAGAGAAATACTTCATTGCTGGTGGATATACAAACTAGTACAACTATTTTGGAAATCaacttggcagtttctcagaaaactgggaatagttctatttCAAGACTCAGCCacacccaaaagatactccaataGCCCACAAACCACATGCTCTACTACATTCATAAAAGCTTTATTCTTAATAAtctgaaactagaaacaacctagatatccctcaaatgaagaatagataaggaaaatgaGGTAAatctacacagtggaatattactcagccattaaaatgaagacatcatgagttttgtaggtaaatggatggaacttcaaatatcatcctgagtgaaataacttAGACCCAataggacatgcatgatatgtactcactggtaagtggatattagccataaaatacaggataaacATGCTACCACCCacagtctcaaagacaaaagacaggaagaaagactCAAGCAAGGATGCCAGAATCTCAAATatagggggaataaaatagtcataggaggcagatggagagagggacctgggtgggagaggtaACAAGGAGGATAATTGAAGGGTTTCAGGATCAGGTGCAGGAAGAAGTAGGAGAGATggccagagggccagaagaatgaatgtaAATGTGCAGCAtgatggggtgtggggtgggcaGGCTATCTCAAGAATATGCCAAAAACCTGGGGTGGAGGGTGCCCTCAGGaatcaatgagggtgaccttagctgagatttACAGCAGTAGGGATATGAAATGTGAAGTGGTCACCTGTATGCAGCAGGAACTCCAATATGGGGATAGGGACACTACTGCCCataaaactttcaacctaaaatttagCCTGTCCATAAGAAATGAAGGAATGTGGATCAAGCAGAGATAaagggaatggccaactaataacTAGTTCACACTGGTACACATTCCATAGTCAAGCACCAAACCCTTACACTGCCAATCggactctgttatgcttgcaaatagaagcctagcataactgttctctgagggGCTCCAACCAGAAGCTGAtcgaaacagatgcagaaactgaCAACCAAACaatagatggagcttgggaactatgatggaagagttggggggaaaATTGGGGGCcatgaaggggataggaactccacaggaatacCAAGAACAccaaataacctggacccttgagggatgtcagagactgaactaccaactaaAATGCATATGTGGGCTGGAACTAGTccttcacatatgtagcagatatgcatcTTGGTTTCATATGGAtgccccaacaactggagcagaggcgatccctaaagctgttgcctgtctattGAATATGTTCCCCTAGctcagctgccttgtctggcctcagtgggagaggatgcacttagtcctgcaGAGATGTGATGAGCCAGGGTGGGGTTCTGCCAATCAGGGCCTCCaccatctcagaggagaagagaaggggcaTATGGGAGGGACTGTGTAAGAAGGACCAGGGCAGACTACAATCAGGATGtgaattgaataaaaaaaaatgttataaaaattcaAAGATATTCTAATGGGAAATATGAGGAGAAAAACAGCAGaaattagtttcactgtaacattttattttggaaaatagttgttactttttataaaaattgtGTTTATATGAACTTTTATAATATGTTCAAGGAAGCAAATGGctcaaaatgtgtttttaatgtgGTGAACATTGACTTAATCCATACAATCATGATTTACTTTGAGGTTCAAAGTCTTTCTGAGCCTGTGTAGACATCCTGACTATTCAATTGTTGAGACTTGTTGACTCAATGGCCTTTCAGATTGATTCAGAAGGACATTGTGACCATGACCAGGAGGACAAGCATCAGGGGAAGCAACATGTCTTACTACACACTGCTTGCAGGATCCCAGGCCCCCGAGCTAGAACTGAGCTGGGGAGGCAGGGCCCTAGAGACTCCTCCTGCAGGCATTCATCTTTCCATGCCCCAAACCAAACACCCTTTATCACTACCACTGGGACTTTTTAGAGAAGCCAAACAGCCTCCTCCACATCAAGCTCATACAGTGAACACATACTAGCAGAGACTCAGTCTGCTCTCAGCAGACGGATGAAGGCCCTTTTAGTTCATGCTGTCCTGCTGCTCATGGTCACCCTTGCCATCACCAACCATCTAAAAGGTAAGTGTGGGAATCAGAAAAGGATCTAACCTGCAAGAGAAAAGTGACTTCACCCCTAGTTGGGCAGCACCTGGAAAGCATATCTCCTCCCTTGCCCAGCCAGAACTTTTGTTCCCTTCACCATTTTGCACCCTGGCCCCTGCTCTCTAACTTCCTTGGGAATAGGCCTGTGGACTGTCAATGTCCTAGGTGAAGAGTGGAGATCTAAAGGTCTACTGTTCCTAGGTTCACACTCTCTGAGATATTTTGAAACCATCTTGGAATGGCCTGGCCTTGTGGAACCCCAGTACACCTTTGTTGGCTATGTAGACAATACACAGTTCGTAGGATTTAACAGCAGATCAGAGAGTCAGAGGATAGAGCACAGAGCACCATGGAAAGATCAGCAGAATCCTGAATACTGGGAGAAGGAAACACAGGGTATCCTGAGAGAAAAACAGTTCTTGAAAGAAGTAATGATGAAGATGCTTCATGTATACAATAATAGCAAGCCTGGTAAGTAAACCCAAATCAGAAATCCCAAACTTCAAGCTCCCCAAGGGGTTGCCCATGTTTGCCACACCTGGGCTTTAAACCCAGAAATTGTGAGCCCTGGTTATTCAACTCCCCAAAGCTTGGGACACTGACCCAGGTTTCTGCATGATTCAAATTCAAATCTGGCCACTAAGAAAGGCCTCATTGCCTGGGCTAACCCACTGGGCCAAGAACCCTGGCTGATTGACGTGGCTAACAGTGGGGCCTTCTCCAGGGTATCACACAATCCAGAGGAGGTGTGGCTGTGATGTGCTGCCTGGAGGTTATTTCAGTTATGGAGTCCTAGAATTAAATTTGGATAGCAAGGAGTACATCATGCTGACTGAGGACCTGCAGACCTGGAGAGTGACCGGCAAGGTAACTGAGATGCTCAGGCAGGACTGGGAAGACACAAATTATACTCTATCTGTGACGACTTACCTGCAGATATTATGTGTAGATGAACTCCTTGAAGTGATGGACCATGGGAAGGATTATTTGCTGAGAACAGGTAAGGACAAAAATTGCCCCATCTCATCTGAGACTAGAGCTGTTGGTCCTGAGCATCCCTCCTCTGCAGGGAGCATTTTGAATACCAACTCAGTGTTGCATTAAAGAGGCAAAAGGGCTCGTGGGTTTCTGCGTTAATCTAGAGATGGGAACCCTCCGAGCCTTCTCTCAGCAGAGTTCAGTCCACAAACTAAGCAGCAGCTCCCTCCACTTGCATTGTGAGCCACGACCTCTCTCTGGCCTGCTCACTTTACATAAACTATGACATTAAAGTCTGACCCCAGTGTTTCTGAATCTTCCATCTTAACTAGTCAGAACAGGAGGTCCATATTCCTTGAAAGAGATGCAGTATTTCCTACTCTGTGCTGGCTCATGCTGATTCTCAAACTTTCCAAGGAATAGATTACTCTATCCATATCCTGAGTTTAGGGTGGTGTGGTGTGGGTACAGCTCCTCAGGCCTAGTCTCCCATTCATTCAAAACAAACTTCCATGTGTCTTGTTGGATCCACAGGAGGGTGCAAAATACCTTAAATTTTTAATCGATTCCCTCAGATGCCCCCAGAATACATGTGATTCATAAGGTCAGACCTGACAGAAAAATCACCCTGAGGTGCTGGGCCCTGAACTTCTACCCTGCTGAGATCACCCTGACATGGCAGAGAGACGGGAGAAACCAGACCCAGGACTTGGAAGAGGTAGAGACAAGGCCTACAGGGGATGGAACCTTCCAGAAGTGGGCCGCTGTGGTGGTACCCTCTGGGGAAGAGCAGAGATACACATGTCATGTGAACCATGAGGGACTGTCAGAGCCCGTCATCCTGAGATGGGGTAAGCCAGCACAGAGACTATTCAGAGAGAGTGGGAGGCATTTGAGACAACTAGAACTGGGTCAAGATTGCCAGCTGGAGGTCAGAGGCCTTACTCttgcttcccttcctttcccttcccagggCCTCCTCCATCCATCTTTCCCACCATGCCTATTGTCATTGCTGTGATTCTTGGAGCTCTGCTTATGGGAGCAGTGGTGACTTTTCTGATATGGAAGAGGAAGTTTAGAGGTAAGAAAGGGCAGGGTCTTAGTTTGTGTCTCCATGGGAATATAAAGCCTAAGCTGTGAGTGTCTTGTCACATCACAGCAGATTTCAGCCTAGGGATGATGTGGTGATATTAACTGTATTGTGACgtataaaagaaataatggaCAGGTCCTTAACTACCATAATAGAGGTGGCACAGACTTGTGTCTCAGATCTCCAAGGTCAGAGGGAATTTTTCTATTTAGCGTAGATACCCAGGAGCCCAGGTTACCTGGTTCATGTACAGTCTTCCATTACATTTCCTCATCTTTCTC is a genomic window containing:
- the LOC127669766 gene encoding class I histocompatibility antigen, Gogo-A*0501 alpha chain-like; the encoded protein is MKALLVHAVLLLMVTLAITNHLKGSHSLRYFETILEWPGLVEPQYTFVGYVDNTQFVGFNSRSESQRIEHRAPWKDQQNPEYWEKETQGILREKQFLKEVMMKMLHVYNNSKPGYHTIQRRCGCDVLPGGYFSYGVLELNLDSKEYIMLTEDLQTWRVTGKVTEMLRQDWEDTNYTLSVTTYLQILCVDELLEVMDHGKDYLLRTDAPRIHVIHKVRPDRKITLRCWALNFYPAEITLTWQRDGRNQTQDLEEVETRPTGDGTFQKWAAVVVPSGEEQRYTCHVNHEGLSEPVILRWGPPPSIFPTMPIVIAVILGALLMGAVVTFLIWKRKFRGKKGQGLSLCLHGNIKPKL